A single Trachemys scripta elegans isolate TJP31775 chromosome 20, CAS_Tse_1.0, whole genome shotgun sequence DNA region contains:
- the SNIP1 gene encoding smad nuclear-interacting protein 1 yields MEEAETERRRRKRRRQEQQDVAEKRSPRRSRSARGSQSPPAEREQGPARPGRSRSPAKRKNKSSAKRSKSPRSKRSRSPHHIVVKVKQERDDHSRRGHEERQHRDQSEQEHRRERNGDRDRHRDHSKRRKNPNERPGGRGYERERDAQNLREQQVEREFYNERRREHRQKNESSSGDETLDLGKPDGENKDKDPTNKEKPSFELSGALLEDSNTFRGVVIKYSEPPEARIPKKRWRLYPFKNDEVLPVMYIHRQSAYLLGRHRRIADIPIDHPSCSKQHAVFQYRLVEYTRADGTVGRRVKPYIIDLGSGNGTFLNNQRIEPQRYYELKEKDVLKFGFSSREYVLLHESSDTSEVDRKPEEEEEEEEEEESDS; encoded by the exons ATGGAGGAGGCCGAGACCGAGCGGCGGCGGCGGAAGCGGCGGCGGCAGGAACAACAGGACGTGGCGGAGAAGCGGAGCCCCCGGCGCTCCCGCTCCGCCCGGGGCAGCCAGTCCCCCCCTGCCGAGCGGGAGCAGGGCCCGGCCCGGCCGGGCCGCAGCAG gtCACCagcaaaaagaaagaacaagtcCTCTGCTAAAAGAAGCAAGTCTCCTCGAAGTAAAAGAAGTAGAAGCCCTCATCATATTGTAGTCAAAGTAAAGCAG GAGCGAGATGACCATTCCCGGAGAGGACATGAGGAACGACAGCACAGAGATCAGTCAGAGCAAGAACACAGACGAGAAAGAAATGgtgacagagacagacacagagatcattcaaagagaaggaaaaatccCAATGAAAGGCCAGGAGGTCGAGGGTATGAAAGAGAGAGGGATGCCCAAAATCTCCGTGAGCAGCAAGTGGAGAGGGAATTTTATAACGAGAGAAGACGTGAGCATCGCCAGAAGAATGAATCAAGCAGTGGTGATGAGACTCTGGACCTTGGTAAACCTGATGGTGAAAATAAAGACAAAGATCCAACAAATAAGGAGAAACCAAGTTTTGAACTGTCTGGTGCACTCCTAGAGGATTCAAACACCTTCCGAGGTGTTGTGATTAAATATAGCGAGCCCCCGGAAGCTCGGATTCCAAAGAAACGATGGCGTCTCTACCCTTTTAAGAATGATGAAGTTCTCCCAGTCATGTACATTCACAGACAGAGTGCTTACCTGCTGGGCAGGCACCGAAGAATCGCAGATATTCCTATTGACCACCCCTCTTGCTCCAAACAGCATGCTGTGTTTCAGTATCG GCTTGTGGAGTACACCCGTGCCGATGGTACAGTTGGCCGCAGAGTCAAGCCTTACATCATTGACCTTGGCTCTGGCAATGGGACTTTCCTAAATAACCAACGGATTGAACCTCAACGTTACTACGAATTGAAAGAAAAGGATGTGCTGAAGTTTGGATTCAGCAGCAGGGAGTACGTCCTTCTCCACGAATCTTCAGATACATCTGAGGTGGACAGGaaaccagaggaggaggaggaggaagaggaggaggaggagtcagaCAGTTAA